Proteins encoded in a region of the uncultured Paludibaculum sp. genome:
- a CDS encoding VWA domain-containing protein, with translation MKKIRYGRYEETDLGLSAEDLMQMLGDLMLDSGFDGWRELTMEELREALKRALEERGEFDQQRIEQALDGLLAKLEQEGYLNREEQKERPVRVEITDKAIDFLGFKTLKDLMGALGRSSFGAHETRDLSTGVESSGSSKKWEFGDTLNLDASATLFSALQREGAKLPLEIEYDDLHVHQSEYQSSCATVLMLDCSHSMILYGEDRFTPAKRVALALSHLIRTQFPGDSLRLVLFHDTAEEVRLGELARVQVGPYYTNTRDGLILAQRILASEKKDMKQIVMITDGKPSALTLEDGRIYKNPMGLDPLVLSKTLEEVGRCKRAGILINTFMLASDYSLVQFVQKVTEMCRGKAYFTTPYNLGQYLLMDFLNRKTRTIH, from the coding sequence ATGAAAAAAATACGCTACGGACGCTACGAAGAAACGGACCTGGGCCTTTCGGCCGAGGATCTGATGCAGATGTTGGGCGACCTGATGCTGGACAGCGGCTTCGACGGATGGCGCGAGCTGACGATGGAGGAACTGCGCGAGGCGCTGAAGCGGGCGTTGGAAGAGCGGGGCGAGTTCGACCAGCAGCGCATTGAACAGGCTCTGGACGGATTGCTCGCCAAGCTCGAACAAGAGGGCTATCTGAACCGGGAGGAACAAAAAGAACGGCCGGTGCGTGTGGAAATCACGGACAAGGCCATCGATTTCCTGGGGTTCAAGACGCTGAAGGATCTGATGGGCGCCCTGGGGCGGTCGTCGTTTGGAGCGCACGAGACGCGCGACCTCTCGACCGGCGTGGAGTCGAGCGGATCGTCGAAGAAATGGGAGTTCGGCGACACGCTGAATCTCGACGCCAGTGCGACGCTGTTTTCGGCGTTACAGCGCGAGGGCGCCAAGCTGCCGCTCGAGATCGAGTACGACGACCTGCATGTGCATCAGAGCGAGTATCAGAGTTCCTGCGCGACAGTGTTGATGCTGGATTGCAGCCACTCGATGATCCTCTATGGGGAGGACCGCTTTACGCCCGCCAAGCGCGTGGCGCTGGCCCTGTCGCATCTGATCCGCACGCAGTTCCCCGGCGATTCGCTGCGCCTGGTGCTGTTTCACGACACGGCGGAAGAGGTGCGTCTGGGCGAACTGGCTCGCGTGCAGGTGGGCCCGTACTACACGAATACGCGCGATGGCCTGATTCTGGCGCAACGCATTCTGGCGTCGGAAAAGAAGGACATGAAGCAGATCGTGATGATCACGGACGGCAAGCCTTCGGCCCTGACACTGGAGGACGGACGGATCTACAAGAACCCGATGGGCCTGGATCCGCTGGTGCTGAGCAAGACGCTGGAGGAAGTTGGGCGGTGTAAGCGGGCCGGCATCCTGATCAACACCTTCATGCTGGCCAGCGACTATTCGCTGGTGCAGTTCGTGCAGAAGGTAACGGAGATGTGCAGGGGCAAGGCCTATTTCACGACTCCGTATAACCTGGGCCAGTACCTGCTGATGGACTTTCTCAACCGCAAAACCCGCACGATTCACTGA
- a CDS encoding VacB/RNase II family 3'-5' exoribonuclease yields MHRSDWQWENEILERFSTLPHGRSNYKHLVRELGLKGENRKELEDALDRLARKGSLIELKGGQYVLPRCTQEYAVGRLNMHRDGYGFVIPEVQPIGLSGDVFLPPNSQGAAMHGDRVLARITRVHAGRAEGEIRKILRRAHPTVVGEFKVGRRQNFVVPHDSKLQKWVLIPDGMELPKLGANPDRIGAAPLNLNGPEDLDGLIVNVEIVEYPEDGDDYPVGRVVEVLGHPDDFGVDVEVTIRKHHLPNRFPAEVLEQAQSVPGVITQAELDGRRDFRGMEIVTIDGETARDFDDAVWVDHLQNGHYALHVHIADVSHYVRPGTPIDIEALTRGTSVYFPDRAVPMLPLELSTEICSLKPQVDRLCMSALLEIDRQGTVVKQEFCRGVIRSVERMTYTNVHLLLEGDEAQRERYKTLIPQFELMKELALVLNKQRMRRGSIDFDLPEPLVVFDAQGVMTGIARTPRNIAHRLIEEFMLAANEAVSSHLESHLDESIYRVHEVPDPQRVMEFEEVASRFGYSLGIPAMPVKRYRQVDKKNDGRRIMRVIERADDSFRVASKMYQKLVEKLEGRPEERILSYLMLRSLKQARYSTKNVGHFALAAKSYTHFTSPIRRYPDLLVHRLLGGLLDGRPAPIVGLPVMAEQSSDTERRAAEAERELLEWKKVKFMIDRVGEDFPALVISTAKFGFFVELDELFVEGLVPIDFLPGERWNFQENSRVIVAERSRKEIRIGDKLRVRLDRVDAVEKKLIFSLVVPGSPRGVKRKGGTGR; encoded by the coding sequence ATGCATCGTAGTGACTGGCAGTGGGAGAACGAGATTCTGGAGCGGTTCTCCACGTTGCCGCACGGCCGCTCGAACTATAAGCACCTGGTGCGTGAGCTGGGCCTGAAGGGCGAGAACCGGAAAGAACTGGAAGACGCGCTGGACCGCCTGGCGCGCAAGGGCTCGCTGATCGAACTGAAGGGCGGCCAGTATGTGCTGCCGCGCTGCACGCAGGAGTACGCCGTGGGGCGGCTGAACATGCACCGCGACGGCTATGGGTTCGTAATCCCCGAAGTGCAGCCGATCGGCTTGAGTGGAGACGTCTTTCTGCCGCCGAACTCGCAAGGCGCGGCGATGCACGGCGATCGCGTACTGGCGCGGATCACGCGCGTGCATGCCGGCCGGGCCGAAGGCGAGATCCGCAAAATTCTGCGGCGCGCGCATCCCACGGTCGTCGGCGAATTCAAGGTAGGCCGCCGCCAGAACTTCGTCGTGCCTCATGACAGCAAGCTGCAGAAGTGGGTGCTGATCCCGGACGGCATGGAACTGCCGAAGCTGGGCGCAAATCCAGATCGCATCGGGGCCGCTCCGCTAAATCTGAACGGGCCGGAGGATCTGGACGGCTTGATCGTCAACGTGGAGATCGTCGAGTACCCGGAGGACGGCGACGATTACCCGGTGGGGCGTGTCGTCGAAGTGCTCGGCCACCCGGACGACTTCGGCGTGGATGTGGAAGTCACGATCCGCAAGCACCACCTGCCAAACCGGTTTCCGGCCGAGGTTTTGGAGCAGGCGCAGAGCGTGCCGGGCGTAATTACGCAAGCCGAGCTGGACGGCCGCCGCGATTTCCGCGGCATGGAGATTGTCACCATCGACGGCGAGACGGCGCGGGATTTCGACGATGCCGTCTGGGTGGACCACCTGCAGAATGGCCACTATGCGCTGCACGTGCATATCGCCGACGTCAGCCATTACGTGCGGCCGGGGACGCCGATCGATATCGAGGCTTTGACGCGGGGCACCAGCGTGTACTTCCCTGACCGCGCCGTGCCCATGCTGCCGCTGGAGCTATCCACCGAGATCTGCTCCTTGAAGCCACAGGTGGACCGGCTGTGCATGAGCGCGCTGTTGGAGATCGACCGCCAGGGCACGGTGGTGAAGCAGGAGTTCTGCCGGGGCGTGATCCGCAGCGTGGAGCGCATGACGTATACGAACGTCCATCTGCTGCTGGAAGGCGACGAGGCGCAACGCGAACGATACAAGACGCTGATCCCGCAATTCGAGCTGATGAAAGAGCTCGCGCTGGTTCTGAACAAGCAGCGCATGCGGCGCGGCTCCATCGACTTCGATCTGCCCGAGCCCCTCGTGGTATTTGACGCGCAGGGCGTCATGACCGGTATTGCGCGGACTCCCAGGAACATCGCGCACCGCCTGATCGAGGAGTTCATGCTGGCGGCGAACGAGGCCGTATCGAGCCATCTGGAGTCGCACCTGGACGAGTCGATCTACCGCGTGCACGAGGTTCCCGATCCTCAGCGCGTGATGGAGTTCGAAGAGGTGGCGTCCCGCTTTGGCTATTCGCTGGGTATTCCTGCCATGCCAGTGAAGAGATACCGGCAGGTGGACAAGAAGAACGATGGGCGCAGGATCATGCGTGTGATCGAACGGGCGGACGACAGTTTCCGCGTTGCCTCGAAGATGTACCAGAAGCTGGTGGAAAAGTTGGAAGGCCGCCCGGAGGAGAGGATTCTCAGCTACCTGATGCTGCGGTCGCTGAAACAGGCCCGCTATTCGACCAAGAACGTGGGCCACTTCGCATTGGCTGCGAAGTCCTACACGCACTTTACGTCGCCCATCCGGCGGTATCCCGATCTACTGGTACACCGGCTGCTGGGCGGCCTGCTGGACGGCCGGCCCGCACCTATCGTGGGGCTGCCGGTGATGGCGGAGCAGAGCTCCGATACCGAACGGCGAGCGGCCGAGGCGGAGCGCGAGTTACTGGAGTGGAAGAAAGTGAAGTTCATGATCGACAGGGTGGGCGAGGACTTCCCCGCCCTGGTGATCTCCACGGCCAAGTTCGGCTTCTTCGTCGAATTGGACGAGCTCTTTGTCGAGGGGTTGGTGCCCATCGACTTCCTGCCCGGCGAGCGCTGGAATTTCCAGGAGAATTCGCGCGTCATCGTGGCGGAACGCAGTCGCAAAGAGATCAGGATTGGGGATAAACTGAGGGTCCGGCTGGATCGTGTGGACGCCGTGGAGAAAAAGCTCATCTTCTCGCTGGTGGTGCCGGGGTCACCGCGCGGCGTAAAGCGAAAAGGAGGGACTGGGCGATGA